The following proteins are encoded in a genomic region of Sulfurovum indicum:
- a CDS encoding NAD(P)H-dependent glycerol-3-phosphate dehydrogenase: MKMAVIGAGKWGQALYHAFSQKNDVVIHSRTPREIENFVSLDEALSREYQVMAIPAQFVRSWLEKYFEDRGQKILVAAKGIETATGAFLNDIYGEFVPQQRLAYISGPSFAAEVVQSLPTALMISSVNLELARTFSDALPNYIKGYISDDIIGAEVSGAYKNVIAIASGVCDGLGLGNNARAALISRGLVEMTRFGEAFGAHSETFLSLGGAGDLFLTASSTLSRNYRVGLGLAKGKKMDEILKELGEVAEGVGTSKALQKIAEKKGIYLPIASEVYAMIEKGKDPRQSVRDLLG, translated from the coding sequence ATGAAGATGGCAGTTATTGGGGCAGGCAAGTGGGGACAGGCATTGTATCATGCCTTTTCGCAGAAGAATGATGTAGTAATACACTCCAGAACACCCAGAGAGATCGAAAATTTTGTCTCTCTGGATGAGGCGCTTTCAAGAGAGTATCAGGTCATGGCGATCCCTGCACAGTTCGTCAGAAGCTGGCTTGAGAAGTATTTTGAGGATAGAGGACAGAAGATACTGGTCGCAGCCAAAGGGATAGAGACCGCTACAGGAGCATTTCTCAATGATATCTACGGGGAGTTCGTTCCCCAGCAGAGACTTGCCTATATCTCCGGACCCTCTTTCGCTGCGGAAGTGGTTCAGTCTCTGCCTACTGCATTGATGATTAGTTCTGTTAACCTGGAACTGGCACGGACTTTTTCCGATGCACTCCCTAACTATATCAAAGGGTATATAAGTGATGATATCATAGGTGCAGAGGTTTCGGGTGCATACAAGAATGTCATTGCGATCGCCAGTGGTGTCTGTGACGGCTTGGGGCTGGGCAACAATGCCAGGGCTGCACTTATCTCGCGCGGTCTGGTGGAGATGACACGCTTTGGAGAGGCATTCGGTGCGCACAGCGAAACGTTTCTCTCTCTGGGCGGTGCCGGCGATCTTTTCCTGACGGCAAGCTCAACTCTCTCCCGTAACTACCGTGTAGGACTCGGTCTTGCAAAAGGGAAGAAGATGGATGAGATCCTCAAAGAGCTGGGCGAAGTGGCAGAAGGAGTGGGGACCTCAAAAGCCCTGCAGAAGATCGCAGAGAAAAAAGGTATCTACCTCCCTATTGCCTCAGAGGTCTATGCGATGATCGAAAAGGGGAAAGACCCCCGGCAGAGCGTCAGAGATCTTCTGGGATAA
- a CDS encoding autotransporter assembly complex protein TamA has translation MVLKHLFLLLLLCTLLLADGNVTEGEGVETNSSRKSVLSVKKISIKGVKAFELSDLYEALSIEYPGFFQFWKEKKATIRQRLVPTLPLALRSFYDSEGYYDARFEIKESASVVNVKIEEGKPVRVRDINISSDFDISGLVTFEKGERFRSKKFITLKSRITEALLKEGYCSYDLDSKAFVDLEEHRVDIRFLLNKGGLCTFGDVTVKGLKRIDEKIVSSRVSAKKGSRFSTKAVQSSYAAIYGLHSFDSVLISIDRKFYNVVPVDITVQEMSKPYHVEAGAGYDTYVGSRVHGTFVKHNFFGNAQQLGIRGSWSALEQLGIVDFYKPLLLDLDGFGIDLGISTGYSNLEFEGFRERKSFMKAFLKHESDKLTLSGGLSYEAIDISEVNNGVRRLPDDAYDTFLLLYPYFSIVYDARDSRLNPREGYYLSAYTEYGIPADADSSLYLKTLFEARGVYSVSDLTMAAVGKIGSIDMQEESPHGIPESKKFFGGGAYSNRAYGYRELGVIVSPTEYLVSGAMSMVNLSFEMDYPLWGDLSAALFTDNTMLTAGSYDFSGEIITSAGVGIRYMTPVGPFKLDIGFNVDDPSFYGVSFQVGQSF, from the coding sequence ATGGTTTTGAAACACTTGTTTTTACTTCTGCTTCTTTGTACTCTCCTTTTGGCTGACGGGAACGTCACGGAGGGAGAGGGTGTGGAGACGAACAGTTCCCGGAAGAGTGTACTCTCTGTCAAAAAGATATCTATCAAAGGGGTCAAGGCATTCGAACTCTCTGATCTCTATGAGGCATTGAGCATCGAGTACCCCGGTTTCTTTCAATTCTGGAAAGAGAAGAAAGCGACGATACGCCAGAGGCTTGTTCCGACACTTCCTTTGGCCCTGCGCAGTTTTTATGATTCGGAAGGGTACTATGATGCACGGTTCGAGATAAAAGAGAGTGCTTCAGTCGTGAATGTAAAGATAGAAGAGGGGAAGCCTGTCAGGGTCAGAGATATCAACATCAGCAGCGATTTTGATATCTCCGGTCTGGTAACATTTGAAAAAGGGGAAAGATTCCGCAGCAAAAAATTCATCACCCTTAAAAGCCGGATCACAGAGGCGCTGCTCAAAGAGGGATACTGCAGTTATGACCTTGACAGTAAAGCCTTTGTCGACCTTGAAGAGCACAGGGTCGATATACGTTTTTTACTGAATAAAGGCGGTCTCTGTACCTTCGGTGATGTGACGGTCAAAGGGCTGAAGCGTATCGATGAAAAGATCGTCAGCAGCCGGGTGAGTGCCAAGAAAGGATCACGCTTCAGTACAAAAGCGGTACAGAGCAGTTACGCAGCGATCTACGGGCTTCACTCATTTGATTCGGTACTGATCAGTATCGATAGAAAGTTCTATAATGTCGTACCTGTGGATATTACGGTACAGGAGATGAGCAAACCGTATCATGTTGAAGCAGGTGCCGGGTACGATACCTATGTCGGTTCACGGGTTCACGGTACTTTTGTCAAACACAACTTTTTTGGAAATGCGCAACAGTTGGGCATCAGGGGTTCCTGGTCTGCACTGGAACAGCTGGGGATCGTCGATTTTTACAAACCGCTCCTGCTCGATCTTGATGGTTTCGGTATCGATCTGGGTATAAGTACAGGATATTCAAATCTGGAGTTTGAAGGTTTTCGTGAGAGAAAAAGCTTTATGAAAGCCTTTCTGAAACATGAGAGTGATAAGCTCACACTGAGCGGCGGCCTCTCATATGAAGCGATAGATATCTCGGAAGTGAATAATGGAGTGAGGCGTTTGCCGGATGATGCATACGATACCTTCCTTCTTCTCTATCCCTATTTCAGCATTGTCTATGATGCAAGAGATTCCAGGCTCAATCCCAGAGAGGGGTATTATCTCTCTGCCTATACGGAGTACGGGATCCCGGCTGATGCTGATTCAAGTCTTTATCTGAAGACACTCTTTGAGGCACGCGGTGTCTACAGCGTATCGGACCTGACCATGGCAGCGGTCGGAAAGATCGGTTCGATCGATATGCAGGAGGAGTCCCCCCACGGTATCCCTGAGTCGAAAAAGTTCTTTGGCGGCGGGGCCTACTCCAACCGTGCCTACGGATATCGTGAGCTGGGGGTGATCGTTTCACCCACAGAGTATCTTGTCAGTGGTGCAATGAGTATGGTGAACCTCTCTTTTGAAATGGACTATCCTCTCTGGGGCGATCTCTCTGCAGCACTCTTCACGGACAATACGATGCTGACAGCAGGGAGTTATGATTTTTCCGGAGAGATCATCACTTCTGCAGGGGTGGGTATACGCTATATGACACCGGTGGGTCCTTTCAAGCTTGATATCGGTTTCAATGTGGACGATCCCTCTTTCTACGGTGTCTCATTTCAGGTAGGACAGTCATTTTGA
- a CDS encoding potassium channel family protein, protein MPSKKILLFGYGHHGKYIAKGLLEDGYVLKVAEQNETFYQNALEDGFKESVLIDMSKDEELVALDPESYDKLVCVMDDEHYNVFITLSLTSLFPDLYIVAISDSIHTTGKLKLAGAKKVIDLYEVSANRIHNILKRPITTQLMKDFIMSKEGISFMEMEIPEGSFLNGRKLEEVNFSSYDVLLVGMVDMELGRGFEFVTAGHEHQLDSGDIIVCMGEMEKLRIFKKIIGRKEPDRGDQDKKEHTS, encoded by the coding sequence ATGCCGTCAAAAAAGATCCTTCTATTCGGATACGGGCACCATGGAAAATATATTGCCAAAGGACTGCTTGAAGACGGATATGTGCTTAAAGTAGCAGAGCAGAATGAAACATTCTATCAGAATGCGCTTGAGGATGGTTTCAAGGAGAGTGTTCTGATAGATATGAGTAAAGATGAGGAGCTTGTTGCGCTCGATCCGGAAAGTTACGATAAACTGGTCTGTGTGATGGATGATGAACACTATAATGTCTTTATTACACTCTCTTTGACCTCGCTGTTCCCCGACCTCTATATCGTGGCGATCTCCGACTCCATCCATACGACCGGCAAACTCAAGCTGGCCGGTGCAAAAAAGGTGATCGATCTTTATGAAGTGAGTGCCAACCGTATCCATAATATTCTTAAACGTCCCATCACCACACAGCTGATGAAAGATTTTATTATGAGCAAAGAGGGGATCAGTTTCATGGAGATGGAGATCCCGGAAGGGTCATTCCTTAACGGCAGGAAACTTGAAGAGGTGAATTTCTCCTCTTATGATGTTTTGCTGGTAGGTATGGTCGATATGGAACTTGGCAGAGGCTTTGAATTTGTCACAGCAGGACATGAACACCAGCTTGACAGCGGTGATATCATCGTCTGTATGGGAGAGATGGAGAAGCTGCGTATCTTTAAGAAGATCATAGGAAGGAAAGAACCTGATAGAGGTGATCAAGATAAAAAGGAGCATACGTCATGA